A genome region from Hymenobacter tibetensis includes the following:
- a CDS encoding glycosyltransferase family protein, with amino-acid sequence MVKKVGIISQARMTSTRLPGKVLLPVDGLPLLHYHVARAQQSMLPLYLAITVNATDDPLADFATAQHLPYTRGDEHDVLARYQYCAATHNLDVIVRVTSDCPLLDGKLIADSVQEYLRVNDSRLYLSNVLERTFPRGLDFEIFSRELLEEAFQQATLPTDREHVTPYIHQNRSGRVRFQHVIRAENCSAYRLTVDTVEDFQLIKTLIEEYRASDLPTDALIALLEQHPELVALNAHIEQKKV; translated from the coding sequence GTGGTGAAGAAAGTTGGCATCATCTCGCAGGCCCGCATGACAAGCACTCGGCTGCCAGGTAAGGTTCTATTACCTGTTGACGGCTTGCCTCTGCTGCACTATCACGTGGCGCGAGCCCAGCAAAGTATGTTGCCCCTGTATTTGGCTATTACAGTTAATGCCACCGACGACCCGCTAGCTGACTTTGCTACCGCACAGCACCTGCCCTACACCCGTGGTGATGAACATGATGTATTGGCCCGCTACCAGTACTGCGCCGCTACACACAATCTTGACGTTATTGTACGCGTGACATCAGACTGTCCGCTACTGGACGGGAAACTGATTGCTGATAGCGTGCAGGAATATTTGCGCGTCAATGATTCGCGGCTTTACCTGTCTAATGTGCTGGAGCGCACTTTTCCGCGGGGCCTCGATTTTGAAATATTCTCCCGAGAATTGCTGGAAGAGGCTTTTCAGCAGGCCACCTTGCCCACCGACCGAGAGCATGTAACGCCGTATATCCACCAGAATCGTTCTGGCCGGGTACGGTTTCAGCACGTCATCCGGGCTGAAAATTGCAGTGCTTACCGGCTTACAGTTGACACAGTTGAAGATTTTCAACTGATCAAGACGTTGATTGAAGAGTATCGAGCGTCTGATTTGCCAACTGATGCCTTAATAGCCTTGCTGGAACAGCATCCCGAATTAGTGGCATTGAACGCCCACATCGAACAAAAAAAGGTATAA
- the cysD gene encoding sulfate adenylyltransferase subunit CysD yields the protein MSAHSFDYLDRLEAEAIHILREVAGQFERPALLFSGGKDSIVLTRLAEKAFRPGRFPFPLVHVDTGHNFPEVLAYRDQLAAELGEKLIVRSVEDTIKRQRLREPGGKFPSRNPLQTYTLLEVIEEFEFDACIGGARRDEEKARAKERIFSVRDEFGQWDPKRQRPELWNVYNGRIQKGENVRVFPISNWTELDVWRYIQRENISLPDIYFGHERTCVVLPSGQLLGLSEHLQLDEEDEIVTRQVRFRTVGDSTCTAAVESDASTVEDIIQDLLLAKVSERGATRLDDNISEAGMEDRKRNGYF from the coding sequence ATGAGTGCGCACTCCTTCGATTACCTCGACCGGCTGGAAGCCGAAGCCATTCACATCCTGCGGGAAGTAGCTGGCCAATTTGAGCGGCCGGCGCTGCTTTTCTCGGGCGGTAAAGACTCCATCGTTCTCACGCGGCTTGCCGAAAAAGCGTTCCGCCCGGGCCGCTTCCCTTTCCCGCTGGTGCACGTGGATACCGGCCACAACTTCCCGGAGGTGCTCGCCTACCGCGACCAACTGGCTGCAGAACTAGGCGAGAAGCTAATTGTGCGCAGCGTGGAAGACACCATCAAGCGGCAGCGCCTACGCGAGCCAGGTGGCAAGTTTCCGAGCCGCAACCCGCTCCAGACTTACACGCTGCTGGAGGTAATCGAGGAATTTGAGTTTGACGCCTGCATCGGCGGGGCCCGGCGCGACGAAGAGAAAGCCCGTGCCAAAGAGCGCATCTTCTCGGTCCGCGACGAGTTCGGGCAGTGGGACCCCAAGCGCCAGCGCCCGGAGCTGTGGAACGTGTACAACGGCCGTATCCAGAAAGGCGAAAACGTGCGGGTTTTCCCGATTTCCAACTGGACCGAGCTCGACGTGTGGCGCTACATCCAGCGCGAAAACATCAGCCTTCCCGACATCTACTTCGGCCACGAGCGGACTTGCGTGGTGCTGCCGAGCGGCCAACTATTGGGCTTATCCGAGCACTTGCAGCTCGACGAGGAAGACGAAATCGTGACCCGGCAAGTGCGATTCCGCACTGTGGGCGACTCTACCTGCACGGCCGCCGTGGAAAGCGACGCTAGCACCGTGGAAGACATCATTCAGGATTTGTTGCTGGCCAAAGTGAGCGAACGAGGCGCTACCCGTCTCGACGATAACATTTCGGAAGCCGGCATGGAAGACCGCAAACGCAACGGCTATTTCTAA
- the pseG gene encoding UDP-2,4-diacetamido-2,4,6-trideoxy-beta-L-altropyranose hydrolase yields the protein MPLPRLLLRADGNSRIGLGHVMRLLALAEILREEVAECLFLIREPDQELQHQLAAIGCRVLALPAQPLAEEAAWLVRHIVHSTDVLVLDGYSFTYSYQHTLRGAASHLIFVDDLHSFPLAADLVLNPAGGVKASQYELRQPGARLLAGPAYAPLRAAFREAAFLPASNATPATVLVCLGGADPTHQTRHVATTLFALPAVQQVHAVVGSAYSGWEELHIWASQQPRLTLHRNLSADELVELMRCCGAAVCSPSTVSYEYCAAGGGLLLLLPIADNQHDINLFLLSAGLGIPYSSTSNALTALDAGKLAAQFRQQQRRVFDGLAPVRLRQEFRALQLPPPPFYLRPATAADSGQLFSWTNDPTVRQYSFSPAPVARTEHEQWFAARLTDPHSLVLLAEDPVHNSPIGLIRFQIAEEKATLSYLLDPAYRGRRLAPVLLLAGTRYLAQTFPAVRQVLGHVQQHNTASIKAFERAGFHQLLAPLTTSPNSVTFSWEAASY from the coding sequence ATGCCGCTTCCCCGCCTACTGCTGCGTGCCGATGGTAACTCTCGCATTGGGTTAGGCCACGTGATGCGGCTACTGGCCTTAGCAGAGATTCTGCGCGAAGAAGTGGCAGAATGCCTGTTTCTGATACGGGAACCAGACCAAGAGCTACAGCATCAACTTGCTGCTATTGGCTGTCGGGTACTGGCCTTGCCTGCTCAGCCACTAGCCGAGGAAGCGGCCTGGCTGGTGCGCCACATAGTACACTCCACCGACGTGTTGGTGCTGGATGGATATAGCTTCACGTATTCGTATCAGCATACCCTACGCGGCGCAGCATCGCATCTGATTTTCGTGGATGACTTGCATAGCTTTCCATTAGCCGCCGACTTGGTGCTGAATCCAGCGGGCGGCGTAAAAGCCAGCCAGTATGAATTGCGTCAGCCAGGTGCACGCTTATTGGCTGGCCCTGCTTACGCACCCTTGCGAGCTGCTTTCCGCGAAGCGGCTTTCCTCCCAGCTTCCAATGCTACTCCCGCCACGGTACTAGTATGCCTAGGAGGTGCCGACCCGACTCATCAGACACGACACGTAGCGACAACTTTGTTCGCGTTGCCAGCAGTACAGCAGGTACACGCGGTGGTGGGCAGCGCTTACAGCGGTTGGGAAGAGCTGCATATCTGGGCTAGCCAACAGCCTCGCCTAACATTGCATCGTAATCTTTCGGCCGATGAATTGGTGGAGCTGATGCGCTGCTGTGGAGCGGCCGTATGCTCCCCAAGCACGGTCAGCTACGAATATTGTGCAGCCGGCGGTGGCCTGTTGCTGTTGTTGCCAATAGCCGATAATCAGCACGATATCAATCTGTTTCTGCTGTCTGCTGGACTTGGGATACCCTATTCTAGCACTTCTAATGCCCTGACCGCACTCGACGCCGGCAAGTTAGCTGCACAGTTTCGGCAACAGCAACGACGCGTATTTGATGGTCTTGCCCCCGTGCGGCTGCGACAAGAGTTCCGAGCACTTCAGCTACCACCACCACCGTTTTACCTGCGCCCAGCAACCGCCGCAGATTCCGGCCAGCTCTTTAGCTGGACCAACGACCCAACCGTCCGGCAATATTCCTTCAGTCCTGCGCCCGTAGCACGGACCGAACACGAACAGTGGTTTGCAGCCCGGCTCACAGATCCACACAGTTTGGTACTGCTAGCAGAAGATCCAGTTCATAATAGCCCAATAGGACTTATCCGTTTTCAAATAGCCGAGGAAAAGGCCACGCTCAGCTACCTGCTTGATCCGGCGTACCGTGGTCGGCGCTTGGCGCCAGTGCTATTGCTGGCTGGCACACGCTATTTGGCACAAACGTTCCCAGCAGTACGGCAAGTACTTGGGCATGTGCAGCAGCACAATACGGCTTCTATCAAAGCATTTGAACGGGCCGGGTTTCATCAGCTATTGGCGCCTCTTACTACCTCACCCAACTCTGTTACTTTTTCTTGGGAAGCGGCATCTTATTAG
- the pseI gene encoding pseudaminic acid synthase yields the protein MQLGSRLIGPNQPPLIIAELSGNHNQDLNRGLAIVDAMAAAGAHAIKLQTYTADTMTLPGAYRIDDPNSLWYGRELHELYQEAHTPWEWHQPLFERARQHGMLAFSSPFDETAVDFLETLDVPAYKIASFENTDWPLLRKVAATGKPVIMSTGASTLAEVAEAVQVLREAGCRDVVLLKCTSTYPATPQNTNLRTIPHFQQLFSDCLVGLSDHTAGVGAAVAAVALGACVVEKHVTLRRADGGVDSAFSLEPEEVASLVTETERAWQALGQIQYGVQRAEEKSRLYKRSLYVAQDIQAGEVFTKDNLRVVRPGDGLPPRYYDQLLGKPARQTLSAGTPLTWDAL from the coding sequence ATGCAACTTGGCTCTCGTCTTATTGGCCCCAACCAGCCGCCGCTCATCATTGCCGAACTTAGCGGCAACCACAATCAAGATCTGAACCGGGGCTTAGCCATCGTAGATGCCATGGCCGCGGCCGGAGCCCATGCTATTAAGCTCCAAACGTATACCGCCGATACCATGACGCTTCCCGGCGCCTACCGTATCGACGACCCTAATTCGTTGTGGTATGGCCGGGAGTTACACGAACTATATCAGGAAGCGCACACGCCCTGGGAGTGGCACCAACCATTGTTTGAGCGAGCACGCCAGCACGGCATGCTGGCATTTAGTTCCCCTTTCGATGAAACGGCCGTCGATTTTCTGGAAACGCTGGACGTGCCGGCGTACAAAATAGCTTCCTTCGAAAACACCGATTGGCCCTTGTTGCGCAAAGTAGCTGCCACCGGCAAACCCGTTATTATGAGCACGGGAGCCAGCACATTAGCGGAGGTAGCGGAGGCAGTACAAGTATTGCGTGAAGCAGGATGCCGTGATGTAGTGCTTTTGAAGTGCACCAGCACGTACCCGGCCACTCCCCAAAACACTAATCTGCGCACTATTCCGCACTTCCAACAGCTCTTTTCCGACTGCCTCGTGGGCCTTTCAGATCATACGGCGGGCGTTGGAGCCGCGGTAGCAGCCGTAGCGCTTGGCGCTTGCGTAGTAGAAAAGCACGTGACGCTACGCCGGGCCGACGGCGGCGTAGACTCCGCTTTTTCCTTGGAGCCAGAGGAGGTAGCTAGCTTGGTTACCGAAACGGAACGAGCCTGGCAGGCACTAGGGCAGATTCAGTACGGCGTACAGCGTGCCGAAGAAAAAAGCCGCCTTTACAAACGCTCCCTCTATGTGGCTCAAGATATTCAAGCGGGTGAGGTCTTTACCAAAGACAACCTCCGAGTAGTGCGGCCCGGCGACGGACTGCCGCCGCGCTACTATGATCAGTTGCTTGGCAAACCCGCCCGGCAAACGTTGTCTGCGGGTACCCCGCTTACCTGGGACGCGCTTTAA
- a CDS encoding sulfate adenylyltransferase subunit 1 produces the protein MDLLRFITCGSVDDGKSTLIGRLLYDSDSVSLDVLAALENRPTVQGTVDLALLTDGLRAEREQGITIDVAYKYFTTPRRKFIITDAPGHVQYTRNMVTGASNADLAIVLVDARQGVVEQTRRHTLVAALLGIRNFVLAVNKLDLVGFDQNIFEQIAADYAALTDHFQLPAATAIPLSALHGDNVVKRSNRLSWYTGPSLLEHLESVPAAVEAANAAPRFQVQYVIRPQTADLPDYRGYAGQIQSGQYRRGDRVKVLPSGLESTIEAIEVNQQEVETATAPQAVVLRLTDDVDISRGDAIIPVEHVPTLTRELEATVCWMSEQPLWPGRKLLLQHHSAVVKAAIPAILHKVNVQTFARAAADSAQLNDIVRVRIKTAVPLAVDNYHENRVTGAFILVDEQSGDTVAAGLIGAANADYFTAPVAPPVAFSI, from the coding sequence ATGGACCTTCTCCGATTCATCACCTGCGGCAGCGTCGACGACGGCAAAAGCACGCTCATTGGCCGCCTGCTCTACGACTCCGATTCGGTGTCGTTGGATGTGCTGGCGGCGCTGGAAAACCGGCCTACTGTGCAAGGCACCGTGGATTTGGCCTTGCTAACCGACGGCTTACGAGCCGAGCGGGAACAGGGCATCACCATTGATGTCGCCTATAAATACTTTACTACGCCGCGGCGCAAATTCATCATCACGGATGCGCCGGGCCACGTGCAGTACACCCGCAACATGGTGACGGGTGCCAGCAACGCCGACTTGGCCATTGTGCTAGTGGACGCCCGCCAAGGTGTAGTAGAGCAAACGCGCCGCCATACGCTGGTAGCGGCTTTGCTCGGGATTCGCAACTTTGTGCTGGCCGTGAACAAGCTGGATCTGGTGGGCTTCGATCAAAATATTTTCGAGCAGATTGCCGCTGATTACGCCGCCCTCACTGACCATTTCCAACTGCCCGCTGCTACCGCTATTCCGCTCAGCGCTTTGCACGGCGACAACGTGGTAAAACGCTCCAACCGCTTGTCTTGGTACACGGGCCCTAGCTTGCTGGAACATTTGGAAAGCGTGCCCGCCGCTGTGGAAGCAGCCAATGCCGCCCCACGCTTTCAGGTGCAATATGTTATCCGCCCCCAAACCGCCGACCTACCCGACTACCGCGGTTACGCCGGCCAGATCCAAAGCGGTCAATACCGCCGCGGCGACCGGGTGAAGGTGCTGCCTTCGGGCCTGGAATCGACGATTGAGGCTATTGAAGTCAATCAGCAAGAGGTGGAAACTGCTACGGCGCCGCAAGCCGTGGTGCTGCGCCTCACCGATGACGTGGATATTAGCCGGGGCGACGCCATCATTCCGGTGGAGCACGTGCCTACTCTGACGCGGGAACTGGAAGCTACCGTGTGCTGGATGAGCGAGCAGCCATTGTGGCCGGGTCGCAAACTGCTGTTGCAGCACCATTCCGCCGTGGTAAAAGCGGCAATACCGGCTATTCTGCATAAGGTGAACGTGCAAACTTTCGCCCGCGCCGCCGCCGATTCAGCGCAGCTCAACGACATCGTGCGGGTACGCATCAAAACCGCCGTGCCCCTGGCCGTTGACAACTACCACGAAAACCGCGTAACCGGCGCTTTCATCTTAGTTGACGAGCAAAGCGGCGACACCGTAGCCGCCGGCCTGATTGGCGCCGCCAACGCCGACTACTTCACGGCCCCGGTGGCGCCTCCGGTAGCCTTTTCCATCTAG
- a CDS encoding lipopolysaccharide biosynthesis protein: MGIVQRQGLRNTIISYAGLGLGFVNTVLVLPKVLEPKQIGLTSVLMALATMFAQVSAFGFGNMGVRFFPYFRKPESGHHGFLPFLLGVPLLGFVLITVLYLLGRPLVLHWYLDDATLLGRYYTWGLVLTLFVLLINLQDAYLKALYHTAFSSFTQEIVLRLLVTAGALLFAGSYLDFHGYVLWYVGALGGIALLLTVYTASIGELHLQPTSAVLRVRPLREMLGFGAFALLGNVSGVVISSIDSLMVGAKLDLQAVGIYSTAFFISTALVLPFRALYKIAFPLLAEYWKNNDLPRMADFYQRTTRLNTVLGCYLALGIALNLDFIFGQMKPAYAAGTTAVFILLAGRLFDGITGLNGLIVVTSPRYRYDLIFNVSLALATVLMNLLLIPRMGLTGAAVAAAVSLVVINIARTWFVWHNFGLQPFDKRVPLILLLAATAGVVAWLVPFMHSLLVTMLLRSVVLTVLYGGLLLATNAEPQVREILQTALRRVRPNA, encoded by the coding sequence TTGGGCATAGTTCAGCGGCAGGGGCTGCGCAATACCATTATTTCTTACGCGGGCTTGGGCCTAGGCTTTGTGAACACGGTGTTGGTGCTGCCGAAGGTGCTAGAGCCGAAACAGATAGGCTTAACCAGCGTGCTAATGGCGCTGGCTACCATGTTTGCGCAGGTGTCGGCGTTTGGATTTGGCAACATGGGCGTGCGGTTTTTCCCGTATTTCCGCAAGCCAGAAAGTGGGCACCATGGGTTCCTGCCGTTTCTGTTAGGAGTGCCGCTGCTAGGTTTTGTTTTAATCACGGTATTATATCTGCTAGGCCGGCCCCTGGTTCTGCACTGGTACCTTGATGACGCAACGCTACTAGGCCGCTACTACACCTGGGGACTGGTTTTGACCCTGTTTGTCTTGCTGATCAATCTACAGGACGCCTACCTCAAAGCCCTGTATCACACGGCTTTCTCTTCCTTCACGCAGGAAATCGTTTTGCGGCTGCTCGTTACGGCCGGGGCACTCTTGTTTGCTGGTAGTTACCTTGATTTCCACGGCTATGTGCTCTGGTACGTGGGCGCACTTGGGGGCATTGCTTTGCTGCTGACAGTCTACACGGCTTCCATTGGCGAGTTGCACTTGCAACCTACATCGGCGGTATTGCGGGTGCGCCCGCTGCGCGAGATGCTTGGCTTCGGGGCGTTTGCGCTGTTAGGCAACGTGTCGGGCGTAGTAATATCCAGTATCGACTCGCTGATGGTAGGTGCCAAGCTGGATTTGCAAGCGGTGGGCATTTACAGCACCGCTTTTTTCATTAGTACGGCGCTGGTTTTGCCGTTTCGTGCCCTCTACAAGATTGCGTTTCCGCTGCTAGCCGAGTATTGGAAAAACAACGACCTCCCTCGCATGGCCGACTTCTACCAGCGCACCACCCGCCTAAACACTGTGCTTGGCTGCTATCTAGCACTCGGCATCGCGCTGAATTTGGATTTCATATTTGGTCAAATGAAACCAGCCTACGCTGCCGGCACCACCGCCGTGTTTATCCTGTTGGCGGGCCGGCTCTTCGACGGCATAACCGGCCTCAATGGGCTCATTGTCGTTACGTCGCCGCGCTACCGTTACGATTTGATTTTCAACGTGTCGCTGGCTTTGGCTACGGTGCTTATGAACTTGCTGTTGATTCCGCGTATGGGCCTAACGGGGGCAGCAGTGGCCGCTGCGGTTTCGTTGGTGGTCATCAACATCGCACGTACCTGGTTTGTCTGGCACAATTTCGGGCTACAGCCCTTCGACAAGCGCGTGCCGCTGATTCTGCTACTGGCTGCTACTGCGGGCGTTGTGGCGTGGTTGGTGCCGTTCATGCATTCGTTGCTGGTTACGATGCTGCTACGCTCAGTGGTGCTGACGGTGCTTTACGGTGGGCTACTACTAGCTACTAACGCAGAGCCACAGGTACGAGAAATCCTGCAAACGGCACTTCGCCGGGTGCGTCCTAATGCTTGA
- the cobA gene encoding uroporphyrinogen-III C-methyltransferase has protein sequence MSLTKIPRLTVLGAGPGDPELLTLKGARVLGEADVILYDALANNDLLSHARPDAVTIFVGKRRGMRSYSQDEINALIVEQARLHGHVVRLKGGDPFVFGRGREEMLYAEQHGLLTDYVPGISSAVAAAGSVGIPVTHRGASEGFRVITATTATGELSGSVREAASTRTTTVILMGLGELERIAALYCQHGQANTPAAIIQNGTLPNAQLVTGTVAELPSRAAAAGIGAPAIIVIGEVTRLATTHAEAATLLPSLTFPAFPAAYAEVA, from the coding sequence ATGTCACTCACTAAAATCCCTCGCCTTACCGTGCTAGGTGCTGGCCCCGGCGACCCGGAGCTGCTGACCCTGAAGGGGGCGCGGGTGTTGGGCGAAGCCGATGTAATTCTGTATGATGCGCTGGCTAACAACGACTTGCTTAGCCACGCCCGGCCCGATGCAGTGACAATCTTTGTGGGCAAACGGCGCGGCATGCGCAGCTATAGCCAAGACGAAATAAACGCGCTGATTGTGGAGCAGGCCCGCCTACACGGCCACGTGGTGCGGCTGAAAGGTGGCGACCCGTTTGTGTTTGGGCGCGGACGCGAAGAAATGCTTTATGCTGAGCAACACGGCTTGCTTACCGACTATGTACCAGGCATTAGCAGCGCCGTTGCAGCGGCCGGCAGCGTGGGCATACCGGTAACGCACCGTGGGGCCAGCGAAGGGTTCCGGGTGATTACGGCCACCACGGCTACTGGCGAGTTGTCGGGGAGCGTGCGGGAGGCGGCTAGCACCCGCACTACTACGGTTATTCTGATGGGCTTGGGCGAATTGGAGCGGATTGCGGCGTTGTACTGCCAACACGGGCAGGCCAATACGCCGGCGGCCATCATCCAGAACGGCACTTTACCGAATGCTCAATTGGTAACGGGCACGGTAGCTGAGCTACCAAGCCGTGCGGCAGCGGCCGGTATTGGGGCCCCGGCCATCATTGTTATCGGCGAAGTCACTCGTTTGGCGACAACGCATGCCGAGGCTGCCACGCTACTGCCAAGCTTAACCTTCCCGGCTTTCCCCGCGGCCTACGCCGAAGTAGCTTAA
- a CDS encoding DUF4328 domain-containing protein codes for MLRDNAQRAQQAIVIHYVIASGALGAAILDLLYVNRLSHGAEEPSTLDSLLDFGQGAMGFVTLVLLTAGFVVLIRWLRRAYVNLKLAGLDTEYSDGWAAGAWFVPFINLLRPYTITREVWRSTQLQSVGSVQPHTLLRIWWFVHVFDSVVGNISGRRAFSAETIVELQSSTWFSFFANLLGIASAVLTAQVIQRISRFEEDLQLQAQVQSLGSPAPEPVEYMPSDFTNEQYF; via the coding sequence ATGTTACGCGACAATGCCCAACGGGCCCAGCAGGCTATTGTTATTCATTATGTTATTGCCAGTGGCGCCCTAGGTGCCGCCATTCTAGATCTACTCTATGTCAACCGGTTGAGTCACGGCGCCGAAGAGCCTTCTACACTTGACAGCCTATTGGACTTTGGTCAAGGTGCTATGGGATTTGTAACGCTGGTTCTCCTGACAGCGGGTTTTGTAGTACTTATTCGCTGGCTACGGCGGGCTTACGTTAATCTTAAGTTAGCGGGTCTTGATACAGAGTATTCTGATGGCTGGGCAGCCGGAGCGTGGTTTGTACCCTTTATCAACTTGCTTCGACCTTACACCATTACGCGCGAAGTGTGGCGCAGCACGCAATTGCAATCAGTGGGTAGTGTGCAGCCCCACACCCTACTGCGGATATGGTGGTTCGTGCATGTATTTGATAGTGTGGTTGGTAACATTTCAGGTCGCAGAGCATTTAGTGCCGAGACAATCGTCGAATTACAGAGTAGTACATGGTTTAGTTTTTTTGCCAACCTACTAGGTATAGCTTCTGCTGTGCTGACAGCACAGGTAATTCAACGCATTTCGCGTTTCGAGGAAGATCTGCAGTTGCAAGCTCAAGTGCAAAGTTTAGGAAGTCCCGCTCCTGAGCCTGTTGAGTACATGCCATCTGATTTCACTAATGAGCAGTACTTTTAG
- a CDS encoding phosphoadenylyl-sulfate reductase: protein MPTASAVLAVPVLDDLRLQLPSASALERLRLVAKHFPEKAVFSTSFGLEDQIISHLIFENELPIKVFTLDTGRNFQETYSTWNKTLLKYQQPIEVFHPRQESVEELMRTKGPNSFYESVENRKECCYIRKVEPLNRALAGQAAWVTGIRAEQSQNRQTMDPVEWDAAHNLTKIHPLFDWTWEQAVDFAQANGIPVNPLHKQGFVSIGCAPCTRAIKPGEDFRAGRWWWEDLSAKECGLHSTTAHHDGPDPVVEPVEKQH, encoded by the coding sequence ATGCCCACAGCCTCTGCCGTGTTGGCCGTTCCCGTGCTGGACGACCTTCGCCTTCAGCTACCGTCAGCTTCTGCCTTGGAGCGGCTACGCCTCGTAGCCAAGCACTTCCCCGAAAAGGCGGTCTTCTCTACTTCCTTCGGCTTGGAAGACCAGATTATCAGCCATCTAATCTTTGAAAACGAGCTACCCATCAAGGTGTTCACATTAGATACGGGGCGCAACTTTCAGGAAACTTACTCCACCTGGAACAAGACGCTGCTCAAGTATCAGCAGCCGATTGAGGTCTTTCACCCGCGCCAGGAAAGCGTGGAAGAATTGATGCGCACCAAAGGTCCCAACAGCTTTTACGAAAGCGTTGAAAACCGCAAGGAGTGCTGCTACATCCGCAAGGTAGAGCCCCTAAACCGGGCGCTGGCGGGCCAAGCCGCGTGGGTAACGGGTATCCGGGCTGAGCAGTCGCAGAACCGGCAAACCATGGACCCGGTGGAATGGGACGCTGCCCACAACCTCACCAAGATTCACCCACTTTTCGACTGGACGTGGGAGCAAGCGGTGGATTTCGCCCAAGCGAACGGCATTCCGGTGAATCCGCTGCACAAGCAAGGCTTCGTGAGCATTGGGTGTGCACCCTGCACCCGCGCCATCAAGCCTGGCGAAGATTTTCGGGCCGGCCGCTGGTGGTGGGAAGACCTTTCTGCCAAGGAATGCGGCCTACACTCCACCACCGCCCACCACGACGGGCCCGACCCGGTGGTAGAGCCGGTTGAAAAGCAGCACTAA
- a CDS encoding DUF7033 domain-containing protein yields MLPPLPTSAPISTEARLAYVLRHFRQAYAEVPEVSIGYAHQQPQVEIVDGAGDFFSRQNPYPPTPTSREWQDQVLPVFFDLNPEQPLLELLPANRARINADLISAAFYLLSGWQEYFSNERDQHGRFPYTASVQHRYGFVAVPVVNYYFDILKTAIEHVAGQSLQPRRWINEAPFATFITHDIDALHSAWKAPAKAALHRGNLLRFGKLLWQRFLKSDTWDNLELVQKTVAGYDAKSTFFLLPEHRRASNGTPNADYKLAATALQWRFKALVKHGGEVAVHGSIGTSVDQQHLVREQAQMPASASGNRFHYLSWEPRRTPAVVVEAGFAYDSTLGFAEHFGFRNSYCLPFRPFDFTQGRACTFLEIPLNVMDATLHHPNYLQLAPHEILPALLPMFQEIERFGGVCTLLWHNDHFDPANETTGPRQFAELMQYLRSRNTAFVNGRDILQELGNRS; encoded by the coding sequence ATGCTTCCACCTCTACCAACTAGTGCCCCTATTTCTACCGAAGCCCGGCTAGCGTATGTGCTGCGTCATTTTCGGCAGGCATATGCAGAGGTACCCGAAGTTTCTATTGGGTATGCCCACCAACAGCCGCAGGTAGAAATAGTTGATGGTGCCGGCGACTTTTTCTCTCGCCAGAACCCGTACCCCCCCACTCCTACTTCACGCGAATGGCAAGACCAGGTGCTGCCAGTTTTTTTCGACTTAAATCCGGAGCAGCCGTTACTTGAGCTCTTACCAGCTAACCGCGCCCGAATCAATGCCGACCTGATTTCGGCAGCTTTTTACTTGCTCAGCGGTTGGCAGGAATATTTCTCGAACGAGCGAGACCAGCACGGTCGTTTTCCTTACACCGCCAGCGTGCAGCACCGCTATGGCTTTGTGGCAGTACCGGTAGTGAATTACTATTTTGATATCCTGAAGACGGCCATTGAGCACGTAGCAGGTCAATCATTGCAACCGCGCCGCTGGATTAATGAGGCGCCCTTTGCAACGTTCATCACCCACGACATAGACGCGTTACACAGCGCCTGGAAAGCGCCTGCCAAAGCTGCTTTACACCGTGGCAACTTGCTAAGATTTGGGAAACTTCTATGGCAGCGTTTTCTCAAGTCGGATACTTGGGACAACTTGGAGTTAGTGCAGAAAACCGTAGCGGGGTATGATGCTAAGAGCACGTTCTTTTTGCTGCCCGAGCACCGCCGTGCGAGCAATGGCACACCCAATGCGGATTATAAATTAGCGGCAACAGCGCTGCAGTGGCGTTTCAAGGCGCTTGTAAAACACGGGGGGGAAGTGGCAGTTCACGGAAGCATTGGCACTTCCGTTGACCAGCAGCACTTGGTGCGCGAGCAAGCACAAATGCCCGCTTCTGCATCCGGCAACCGATTCCACTACCTAAGTTGGGAACCGCGCCGCACGCCGGCAGTAGTAGTAGAAGCTGGTTTCGCCTACGATTCTACCTTGGGCTTTGCCGAACACTTCGGCTTTCGCAATTCTTATTGCCTGCCCTTCCGTCCTTTCGATTTTACGCAGGGCAGGGCTTGTACTTTCCTTGAAATTCCGCTCAACGTGATGGACGCTACGCTGCATCACCCCAACTACTTGCAGTTAGCTCCCCACGAAATTCTGCCGGCTCTACTGCCCATGTTTCAGGAAATCGAGCGGTTTGGCGGCGTCTGCACCCTGCTTTGGCACAACGACCACTTCGACCCAGCTAACGAAACGACCGGTCCGCGCCAGTTCGCCGAGTTGATGCAGTACCTTCGCAGCCGCAATACCGCCTTCGTCAACGGCCGGGACATTTTACAGGAGCTAGGAAACAGAAGCTAG